The following proteins come from a genomic window of Candidozyma auris chromosome 4, complete sequence:
- the STE3 gene encoding Ste3p yields the protein MNGEGSCIAAFSFLAFVLLIPPFAYHRKQGNIPACSLIFWLCYENLVSFVNAIIWSSEDFDTATTAPGYCDLTVRITSGASSGKLASIATVMFNLYMIIRAENHKFLEPKSKRRLITNIAMCWATSLFVMSTSIIVQATRYVIFRYRGCLAAYAYSYLTLILVQIWNLIWSAIALVFALLTLITYVKKRRDIGDILRCTGSGLNNRRFARLVIFSLLIIFVLVPFAVYNFVNAADTFGVASFNLSKVHNEYWSTIYTFDYGTSQLASPIINICLAAVTFLLFGLGTDALSMYRRFLHFLGFKRFSKFADEHPMISPEFTESKCMSRETALTEGTLATMHELKHYKELVFGDSESPFDVPSTIKDGKDVIRISNDDNVSINFDDQISYNTDIAFDFRVVPK from the coding sequence ATGAACGGTGAAGGTCTGTGCATTGCCgctttttcatttcttgCATTCGTCCTTTTGATCCCACCGTTTGCATATCATCGCAAACAAGGAAATATTCCAGCTTGCAGTTTAATCTTCTGGCTCTGCTATGAGAATCTAGTATCCTTTGTTAATGCCATTATTTGGAGCAGTGAAGATTTTGACACTGCTACCACTGCTCCAGGGTACTGCGACTTGACCGTGAGAATTACCAGTGGTGCATCTTCAGGGAAGTTGGCTAGCATTGCAACTGTCATGTTCAACTTATACATGATTATCAGGGCAGAAAATCATAAATTTTTGGAGCCAAAGTCCAAAAGACGGTTGATCACAAACATCGCCATGTGCTGGGCAACATCTTTATTCGTCATGAGCACATCCATCATCGTTCAAGCAACAAGATACGTCATCTTCAGGTACAGAGGCTGTCTCGCAGCGTATGCATATTCGTACTTGACACTTATCTTGGTGCAAATTTGGAACCTTATCTGGTCAGCCATCGCCTTAGTATTTGCTCTTCTCACATTGATAACATACGTCAAGAAGCGCAGAGATATCGGTGACATCTTGCGCTGCACGGGCTCCGGACTCAACAACAGAAGATTTGCTCGCTTGGTCATTTTCAGTTTGCTTATCATCTTCGTGTTGGTGCCATTCGCCGTCTATAACTTCGTAAATGCTGCTGACACCTTTGGAGTTGCGTCTTTTAACTTGTCCAAAGTCCATAACGAGTATTGGAGCACCATATACACTTTTGATTACGGCACCTCTCAGTTGGCCTCCCCTATCATCAACATTTGCCTCGCGGCCGTTACCTTCCTACTTTTTGGACTAGGTACGGATGCCTTATCGATGTACCGCCGCTTCCTCCACTTCCTTGGCTTCAAGAGATTCTCGAAGTTTGCTGATGAACACCCAATGATATCTCCTGAGTTCACCGAGAGCAAATGTATGTCAAGGGAAACCGCTCTAACGGAAGGCACGTTAGCCACCATGCATGAGCTTAAACATTACAAGGAGCTTGTGTTTGGTGACTCTGAAAGTCCGTTCGATGTGCCTAGCACCATCAAAGATGGCAAAGATGTGATCCGCATCTCAAATGATGACAATGTATCAATCAATTTTGACGACCAGATAAGTTACAACACAGATATAGCCTTCGATTTTCGTGTTGTTCCCAAATAA
- the CHS2 gene encoding chitin synthase I — MAYRRSSEDDEQRYLRYPSTQTGGVYNYSNDAVDSINFQQPQRVYSSQMHQSNDDFLHYYEDERPSAMFNTSHVPPPPPRTQPLPSHDPFTDNDFEMGSYPQTQYQPTAYDPDSTGYNFSQAFVPHVYDDEEEQQFDREIQFNQFQGDNLDLQTVHVADSDSEQDGRTVYDQELESPFAEVGEDFPEPPEQEEVRQKPKLGIATGHNGHLVLDCPVATELLTKFPDYDASKPDGGLSREFSYMRYTAVTCGPSNFWRDGYILRPIHYPVRRQTEMMVVITMYNEDDILLARTLKGVFKNIKHLESRSRSPVWGRDSWKKVVVCVVSDGRSKINERAQALLAALGVYQEGLAKSRIDDKKVQGHIYEYTTRVGISSVEDTVKLTTEKVVPVQMLFCLKENNAKKINSHRWCFEALSQVLDPNIVVLLDCGTQPSGKSLYHLWKEFDKDPRVAGACGEIKASLKKRQMLTNPIVYGQNFEYKISNILDKPTESVFGFISVLPGAFSAYRYVALQNDINGKGPLEKYFKGEFLHGSGELDPNDDEYDLKVKMLKEEAGIFTSNMYLAEDRILCYELVAKPGCSWVLRYCKSASAETDVPEGLAEFILQRRRWLNGSFFAAIYSLAHFYKIWHSSHSFGKKIMFHVEFFYQLINLIVSWFSIGSYFLVFRILTTSLSDESLNFAPGNVLSVIFLWLYLASIVTTFVLSFGNKPKGTEKFYIVIVCFFAILMAYMIFAAIFMAVNAIQSIYNTNQGVSVSLFFKNEQFRDLVVATCSTYALYFIASFLYFEPWHMFTSFVQYILLSPSYINVLNIYAFCNIDDISWGTKGDTGATDLGAAKVREDGTFDVNIPVLKEEINQSYLNQLEKIKKPRDDDGGKYHATNEDYYAFVRSMTVLIWMISNFVIVAIVLETGGFNQFNKNEDSDVIKSARSKVFLTVILWTVAFMALFRFIGCTTYLIFRFMDKFRSRAKM, encoded by the coding sequence ATGGCTTACAGGCGCTCCTCCGAAGACGATGAGCAGAGGTACTTGCGGTACCCGCTGACTCAAACGGGAGGTGTTTACAATTACTCAAATGACGCGGTGGATAGCATCAACTTCCAACAACCCCAGAGGGTGTACTCGAGCCAGATGCACCAGAGTAATGACGACTTCTTGCACTACTACGAGGATGAGAGGCCGTCTGCCATGTTCAACACACTGCATGTGCCCCCTCCACCTCCAAGAACTCAGCCGCTACCGTCTCACGATCCATTTACCGATAACGACTTTGAAATGGGCTCTTATCCACAGACACAATACCAGCCTACAGCGTACGATCCTGATAGTACAGGCTACAACTTTTCCCAGGCATTTGTGCCTCACGTTtatgatgacgaagaagagcaacaGTTTGACAGGGAGATTCAGTTCAATCAATTTCAGGGAGACAATTTGGACCTTCAGACAGTGCACGTGGCTGACTCCGACTCAGAGCAGGACGGCAGAACAGTTTACGACCAGGAATTAGAGTCACCGTTTGCAGAGGTCGGAGAAGACTTCCCTGAGCCTCCAGAACAGGAAGAGGTGAGACAGAAGCCCAAACTAGGCATCGCCACGGGCCACAACGGCCATTTGGTGCTTGACTGTCCGGTGGCCACTGAACTCCTCACGAAATTTCCCGACTACGATGCCAGCAAGCCAGATGGCGGGCTAAGTAGAGAATTCTCCTATATGAGGTACACTGCAGTGACTTGTGGTCCTTCAAACTTCTGGAGAGACGGCTATATCTTGCGACCAATCCACTACCCTGTTAGACGTCAAACGGAAATGATGGTGGTCATCACAATGTACAATGAAGACGATATCCTTCTAGCTCGTACACTTAAGGGTGTGTTCAAGAATATCAAACATTTGGAGTCGAGGTCAAGATCCCCAGTTTGGGGGAGAGACTCTTGGAAAAAAGTTGTCGTCTGCGTGGTCAGTGACGGTCGTTCAAAGATCAATGAGCGTGCTCAGGCACTTCTAGCTGCCCTTGGTGTCTACCAGGAAGGGTTGGCCAAATCTCGTATTGACGACAAAAAAGTTCAGGGTCACATCTACGAATACACTACACGTGTAGGTATATCATCCGTCGAAGACACTGTGAAATTGACTACTGAAAAGGTTGTCCCGGTGCAGATGTTATTCTGTCTCAAGGAGAACAACgccaagaagatcaactcCCATCGTTGGTGCTTCGAAGCATTATCTCAAGTGCTTGATCCTAATATTGTTGTTTTACTCGATTGCGGAACCCAACCATCCGGTAAATCTCTATACCATTTGTGGAAAGAGTTCGATAAAGATCCTCGTGTTGCTGGTGCCTGCGGTGAGATCAAGGCCtccttgaaaaaaaggcaaatGCTCACCAACCCAATTGTTTACGGGCAGAATTTCGAGTACAAAATATCCAACATTCTTGATAAACCCACGGAGTCGGTGTTTGGTTTCATCTCCGTCTTACCAGGTGCCTTTTCTGCCTACAGATATGTTGCTTTGCAAAATGACATCAATGGTAAAGGTCCTTTGGAGAAGTATTTCAAGGGTGAGTTCTTGCATGGAAGTGGTGAACTAGACCCGAATGACGATGAGTACGATCTAAAGGTTAAaatgttgaaagaagaagcggGTATCTTCACTTCTAACATGTACCTAGCCGAAGACAGAATTCTTTGTTATGAGTTGGTAGCCAAACCTGGCTGTTCTTGGGTTTTGCGCTATTGCAAGTCTGCTAGTGCAGAGACGGATGTTCCTGAAGGTCTAGCCGAATtcattttgcaaagaagaagatggctTAATGGTTCCTTCTTCGCTGCCATATACTCCCTTGCTCATTTCTATAAGATTTGGCACTCGCTGCATAGCTTTGGTAAGAAGATCATGTTTCACGTCGAATTTTTCTACCAACTTATCAACCTCATTGTTTCATGGTTCTCCATCGGCTCGTACTTTTTGGTGTTCAGAATATTGACCACATCTTTATCGGACGAAAGTCTAAATTTTGCTCCAGGTAATGTTCTTTCGGTTATCTTCTTGTGGTTGTACCTTGCATCCATTGTGACGACTTTTGTCTTAAGTTTTGGTAACAAACCTAAAGGCACGGAGAAGTTTTACATTGTCATCgtctgtttctttgccaTTCTTATGGCCTACATGATTTTCGCTGCCATCTTTATGGCTGTCAACGCCATTCAACTGATATATAATACTAATCAGGGTGTCagtgtttctttgttttttaaGAATGAGCAGTTCAGAGACTTGGTTGTTGCGACATGCTCCACATATGCGTTGTACTTTATTGCATCATTTTTATACTTCGAGCCCTGGCACATGTTCACCTCCTTTGTCCAGTATATCTTGCTTTCCCCATCATACATCAATGTGCTTAATATCTATGCCTTTTGCAACATTGACGATATATCCTGGGGTACTAAAGGTGATACTGGTGCAACCGATTTGGGTGCTGCGAAAGTAAGAGAGGATGGTACTTTTGATGTTAACATACCTGTGCTTAAGGAAGAGATAAACCAGTCCTATTTGAACcagcttgagaagatcaagaagccaagaGACGACGATGGAGGCAAGTACCACGCGACGAATGAAGATTATTACGCCTTCGTGCGGTCCATGACGGTATTGATCTGGATGATATCTAACTTCGTTATAGTGGCCATTGTGCTAGAAACTGGTGGCTTCAACCagttcaacaaaaatgaagacTCCGATGTCATTAAGAGCGCTAGGTCTAAGGTTTTCCTCACTGTGATTTTGTGGACAGTGGCTTTCATGGCGCTTTTCCGATTCATCGGATGCACGACGTATTTGATTTTCAGATTCATGGATAAGTTCAGGCTGCGTGCCAAGATGTAA
- a CDS encoding casein kinase YCK3, whose protein sequence is MAQSGTSSRVGVHYKVGSKIGEGSFGIIFEGINLLNNQQVAIKFEPRKCDAPQLRDEYRSYRILNDVPGVPKAYFFGQEGVHNILVIDLLGPSLEDLFDWCGRRFSVKTVVQVAKQMISRVQGIHEHNLIYRDVKPDNFLIGKPDTPEANMVYVVDFGMAKQYRDPKTKSHIPYREKKALSGTARYMSINTHLGREQSRRDDLESLGHVFMYFLRGSLPWQGLKAPTNKQKYERIGMKKQSTSVTELCQGYPIQFAQYLTYVRNLKFDEEPDYDYLINLMDKALASIDEVEDGHYDWMDLNGGRGWDAALNKKANLHGYGNPHPPQQRRKANNISNNVTNVSIKRTGGHDPQVSIPHNSSQQRLTKSQSLNHPNYNSITDENSRRAQRQQNPRVGHQYPGNGDAHSETSSFEQRMKNQSWFRRNCCCF, encoded by the coding sequence ATGGCCCAATCTGGCACCTCAAGCAGAGTTGGAGTCCACTATAAAGTTGGGAGCAAGATTGGCGAAGGGTCTTTTGGCATTATCTTTGAGGGcatcaaccttctcaacaacCAACAAGTTGCTATCAAGTTTGAGCCACGCAAATGCGACGCTCCTCAATTGAGAGACGAGTACAGATCATATCGCATATTGAACGACGTTCCCGGGGTGCCTAAGGCATACTtttttgggcaagaagGTGTACACAATATTTTGGTGATTGACCTTTTGGGCCCCTCTCTCGAGGACTTGTTCGACTGGTGCGGACGGAGGTTCTCGGTGAAGACAGTGGTTCAAGTGGCCAAGCAGATGATCCTGAGAGTACAGGGTATCCATGAGCATAACTTAATTTATCGTGATGTTAAGCCTGACAACTTTCTCATAGGCAAGCCAGACACTCCCGAGGCCAACATGGTTTACGTTGTGGACTTTGGAATGGCCAAACAGTACAGAGATCCAAAGACGAAATCCCATATTCCGTACcgtgaaaagaaagctctAAGCGGAACTGCCAGATACATGTCCATCAACACGCATTTGGGTCGTGAGCAGCTGAGAAGGGACGACTTGGAGTCTCTAGGGCATGTGTTCATGTATTTTCTCAGGGGCCTGTTGCCATGGCAGGGTCTCAAGGCACCCACTAACAAGCAAAAGTATGAGCGTATTGGCATGAAAAAACAATCCACGCTGGTGACTGAACTATGCCAGGGCTATCCCATTCAGTTCGCCCAGTATTTGACTTACGTGAGAAATCTcaaatttgatgaggaaCCAGATTACGACTACTTAATCAACTTAATGGATAAAGCACTTGCACtgattgatgaagtggaaGATGGCCATTACGATTGGATGGACTTGAATGGCGGAAGAGGCTGGGATGCTGCATTGAACAAAAAGGCAAACCTCCATGGCTACGGCAACCCACATCCCCCACAACAGAGAAGGAAGGCTAATAACATTAGCAACAATGTCACTAATGTGCTGATTAAACGCACCGGCGGCCACGACCCTCAAGTTTCTATTCCACACAATTCATCACAACAGCGACTCACCAAATCACAGTCATTGAATCATCCTAACTACAACTCCATCACGGATGAAAATAGCCGAAGAGCCCAAAGACAGCAGAATCCACGTGTTGGCCACCAGTACCCTGGCAATGGAGATGCACACTCAGAGACGTCAAGCTTTGAGCaaagaatgaaaaatcAGTCGTGGTTTCGAAGAAACTGCTGTTGCTTTTAA
- the AAH1 gene encoding adenine deaminase encodes MTKFPCSDHFHSFLKALPKCEHHLHIEGTLEPELLFALAKRNTITLPEWFPPTVEACNKRYSEFADLQDFLDHYYVGMSVLIHEQDFYDLALAYFERAHRDGCLHSEVFFDPQGHVERGISVDNVVNGLNRACKDAAAKFGTTSLLTMCLLRHLPVSSGLDTIKSTEKYFESGVISGLGLDSAEKPFPPELFEECYGTLKEKFPKVNLTAHAGEEGDHRYVTNALDLLKVTRIDHGVQSQHSPELLDRLVSNDTMLTMCPLSNVKLQVVKDVEDLPYREFFDRGVSFSINSDDPAYFGGYILDNYVAVHTRFGFSPKEWCTIVLNGINGSWCDEKRKQELREIVDDVYLKYKDVL; translated from the coding sequence ATGACTAAATTCCCGTGCTCCGACCACTTTCATAGTTTCTTGAAGGCCTTGCCTAAATGCGAGCATCATCTTCATATTGAGGGCACCTTAGAGCCCGAGTTGCTCTTTGCGTTGGCCAAGAGGAATACTATCACCTTGCCTGAATGGTTTCCTCCCACTGTGGAGGCATGTAACAAGAGGTACTCTGAATTTGCCGATTTGCAAGATTTTTTGGATCATTACTATGTGGGGATGAGCGTGCTTATCCACGAGCAAGATTTCTACGACTTGGCTCTTGCCTACTTTGAAAGAGCTCATCGCGACGGGTGTCTCCATTCCGAGGTGTTCTTTGATCCCCAGGGCCACGTGGAAAGAGGAATCAGCGTTGACAACGTGGTTAATGGACTTAACAGAGCTTGTAAAGATGCCGCCGCTAAATTTGGCACCACCTCCTTGTTGACAATGTGTCTCTTGAGACACTTGCCTGTGTCGCTGGGTCTTGACACCATCAAATCTACGGAGAAATATTTTGAAAGTGGTGTGATCTCAGGATTGGGCTTAGACTCTGCCGAAAAGCCTTTCCCTCCAGAATTGTTCGAGGAGTGCTATGGTacgttgaaggagaagttcCCCAAGGTCAACTTGACTGCTCACGCTGGCGAGGAAGGTGACCACAGGTACGTCACAAACGCTTTGGATTTACTAAAGGTGACTCGTATCGATCACGGTGTTCAATCCCAGCATTCACCCGAATTGTTGGACAGGTTAGTTTCAAACGACACGATGTTGACGATGTGCCCTTTGTCCAATGTGAAGTTACAAGTGGTCAAGGACGTTGAGGACTTGCCATACAGAGAGTTTTTTGATAGGGGAGTCTCCTTTTCCATCAACTCAGACGACCCTGCTTATTTCGGAGGCTACATTTTGGATAACTATGTTGCAGTTCATACCAGATTTGGCTTCTCACCAAAAGAATGGTGCACCATCGTTCTCAATGGTATCAATGGCTCGTGGTGCGacgagaagagaaagcaaGAGTTGAGGGAGATTGTAGACGATGTTTATTTGAAGTACAAGGATGTGCTTTAA
- a CDS encoding glutamyl-tRNA(Gln) amidotransferase subunit PET112, whose translation MLLRRLSTWAPFPGYSLKCGLEIHTQLKTNHKLFSLSKNSPDSAPNANTSYFDYGLPGTFPKLNPEALLLALKAAAALNSDISELSHFDRKHYFYLDQPLGYQLTQHHRPLAKNGSLTLTKKYDNVEKDHEIRIEQIQLEQDTGKLNYNEYDGTITIDLNRANVPLIELVTKPDFTHIDQVKAFVRKYLTLMSHLGVCSGDMEKGAMRCDVNISVNDGKRVEVKNLGSTSEIVAAATYEYYRQVDQLKTSNEEIMQETRAWDGKATIRRRDKEDANDYRYLPDTEIPCVYLDAKIGDEIRAILPELPDQILDKLTQEPYGLEVKHARFLVDNVDIIGYYYDLYEYGCIGAMLPVRTVNNWLLHELIGAFKKLELPFDRTMISPRNLTVLMVMVNKKKITFSSAKLLLVQLLSGPAEDRSLSMHELVEKYDLGSANAVPTEDLDQAVSEICQEIIDANSDVVARIRGGKRKSLNHLIGLAMRQTSGKVDSKEFEKAFIKLIG comes from the coding sequence ATGCTTCTTAGAAGGCTACTGACTTGGGCCCCCTTTCCAGGTTATTCTCTCAAATGTGGGCTTGAAATACATACTCAACTCAAGACAAACCATAAGCTTTTCTCGCTTTCAAAGAATTCACCCGATTCGGCTCCGAACGCTAACACTTCCTACTTTGACTATGGCCTCCCGGGAACATTTCCTAAGCTCAATCCTGAAGCATTACTTCTAGCGCTcaaggcagcagcagctttAAACTCAGATATCAGTGAACTTTCCCATTTTGATAGGAAGCATTACTTTTATCTCGATCAGCCCTTGGGTTATCAACTCACTCAGCATCATAGGCCCTTGGCTAAGAACGGCAGCTTGACCTTGACAAAGAAGTATGATAACGTTGAGAAGGATCATGAAATCAGAATTGAGCAGATCCAGCTTGAGCAGGACACTGGAAAGCTCAATTACAACGAGTACGACGGGACCATCACAATAGACCTCAACAGGGCCAACGTGCCTCTTATAGAACTAGTGACTAAACCAGATTTCACTCATATTGACCAAGTTAAAGCGTTCGTTAGAAAGTACTTGACTTTGATGTCACATCTTGGTGTGTGCTCCGGTGATATGGAAAAGGGCGCCATGAGGTGCGACGTGAACATCTCAGTCAATGACGGGAAGAGAgtggaagtcaaaaatTTGGGCTCCACTTCTGAGATTGTTGCCGCGGCAACGTACGAATACTATagacaagttgatcaattgaaaacatcaaatGAAGAAATCATGCAAGAAACCAGAGCATGGGATGGAAAGGCAACCATTAGAAGAAGGGATAAAGAAGATGCTAACGATTATAGATACTTGCCTGATACAGAAATTCCATGCGTATACTTGGATGCAAAGATTGGTGACGAGATTCGTGCCATCTTGCCTGAATTACCAGACCAGATTCTTGATAAGCTTACACAAGAACCTTATGGATTGGAAGTTAAGCACGCACGTTTCCTTGTTGACAATGTGGACATTATTGGTTACTACTATGACTTGTATGAATACGGATGTATTGGGGCAATGCTTCCTGTTAGAACGGTGAACaattggcttcttcacgAATTGATTGGAGCATTTAAAAAGCTTGAATTACCTTTTGATCGCACAATGATCTCACCTAGAAACTTGACTGTGTTGATGGTTATggtcaacaaaaagaagattaCGTTTTCCTCTGCTAAACTTCTTTTGGTACAACTTTTGAGCGGGCCCGCTGAAGATAGGCTGCTCTCGATGCACGAGCTTGTTGAGAAGTATGATTTAGGTTCAGCAAATGCAGTGCCGACTGAAGACCTAGATCAAGCTGTCTCTGAGATCTGTCAGGAGATTATTGATGCGAACTCGGACGTTGTTGCCAGAATAAGAGGAGGTAAGAGAAAATCGCTCAACCACTTAATCGGACTTGCCATGAGACAGACTCTGGGTAAGGTTGACTCTaaggaatttgaaaaagcatTCATTAAACTAATTGGATAA
- the UCF1 gene encoding Ucf1p produces MVKSKKNQVLELDFDKLEKLEHVGPVPKSRSSSITSIESEDGSIKEVLKPPPRKDFDDLIAFESYIRDETWDNDYDYCHAHLSYYPPFIMKEIKGNLEKIKPTMNKNSRKFRRNLQHHIKRHLMAEMEKCSGFQMDFGKAVVEESPKNIVWKFKDEGNHGLPEEEEDLYNRHWKLELEVKCNNETPMVEVDYKAIPM; encoded by the coding sequence ATGGTCAAATCTAAGAAGAACCAAGTCCTTGAGTTGgactttgacaagcttgagaagctcgagCACGTTGGACCGGTGCCCAAGTCCAGATCGTCTTCCATCACCTCAATCGAGTCGGAGGACGGTAGCATCAAGGAGGTGTTGAagcctccaccaagaaagGACTTCGATGACCTTATTGCCTTCGAGTCGTATATTCGTGATGAGACTTGGGATAACGACTACGACTACTGCCACGCTCATTTATCCTACTACCCACCTTTCATCATGAAGGAGATTAAGGGcaatttggagaagatcaagccCACAATGAACAAGAACTCGAGAAAGTTTAGACGTAACTTGCAGCACCACATCAAGCGCCATTTGATGGCTGAGATGGAGAAGTGCTCAGGCTTCCAGATGGACTTTGGTAAggctgttgttgaagagtCGCCAAAGAACATTGTCTGGAAATTCAAAGATGAAGGCAATCATGGCTTGCccgaagaggaggaagactTGTACAATAGACACTGGAAATTGGAGTTGGAGGTCAAATGCAACAACGAGACCCCAATGGTTGAGGTTGACTACAAAGCGATTCCTATGTGA
- the TIM22 gene encoding translocation channel protein TIM22, producing MVFGVYNPSGPQKPLDQLTQEEQAELGAQKMIEFMQSCPGKTIMAGGSGFLLGGFFGLFMASMAYDVPTGTNAVSHISELPFKQQMKIQFSDMAKRSWSSAKNFGYIGMVYSGVECSIESLRAKHDIYNGVAAGCITGAGLSIKAGPQAAFIGCAGFAAFSTAIDLYLRSDSAAPPANDYDD from the coding sequence ATGGTCTTTGGCGTCTACAACCCCTCCGGGCCCCAAAAGCCGCTCGACCAGCTCACCCAAGAGGAGCAGGCCGAGTTGGGTGCTCAGAAGATGATCGAGTTCATGCAACTGTGCCCGGGAAAAACTATCATGGCCGGTGGCTCtggttttcttcttggtgggTTCTTTGGTTTGTTCATGGCATCTATGGCTTACGATGTGCCAACGGGAACAAATGCAGTGAGTCATATCAGTGAGTTACCGTTTAAGCAGCAGATGAAGATTCAGTTCAGCGATATGGCAAAGAGATCGTGGAGCAGTGCTAAGAACTTCGGGTACATAGGTATGGTGTATTCGGGAGTTGAGTGCTCTATTGAGAGTTTGCGTGCCAAACACGATATATACAATGGTGTCGCCGCTGGATGTATTACTGGAGCTGGCCTCTCGATCAAAGCTGGCCCACAGGCTGCATTTATAGGCTGCGCTGGTTTTGCTGCCTTCTCCACCGCCATAGACCTCTACCTTAGATCTGACAGTGCTGCACCTCCGGCCAACGACTACGACGACTGA
- the AUT7 gene encoding ubiquitin-like protein ATG8 has protein sequence MRSQFKDENPFDKRKSESTRILQRFKDRLPVICEKVENSDIQEIDKRKYLVPGDLTVGQFVYVIRKRIKLPSEKAIFIFVNDILPPTAALMSTVYEEHKDEDGFLYVLYSGENTFGEIEGVEEVAL, from the coding sequence ATGAGATCGCAGTTCAAGGACGAGAACCCCTTCGACAAGAGAAAGTCGGAGTCCACGAGGATTCTCCAGAGATTCAAGGACAGGCTCCCAGTGATTTGtgagaaggtggagaaCTCGGACATCCAGGAGATCGACAAGCGCAAGTATCTTGTACCTGGAGACTTGACGGTGGGCCAGTTTGTGTATGTGATTAGAAAGAGAATCAAGTTGCCCTCGGAAAAGGCCATTTTCATTTTCGTCAATGACATCTTGCCACCCACCGCAGCCTTGATGAGCACTGTGTACGAGGAGCACAAGGACGAGGACGGGTTCTTGTATGTCTTGTACTCGGGAGAAAACACCTTTGGCGAGATTGAGGGCGTGGAGGAGGTTGCACTCTGA
- the EAF3 gene encoding Eaf3p yields MPEKERFPPGSQVLAYHGPLVYEAKVLKFREKGKLFVEIGEGQSEPLEQNKIPLFLQDGDAYFLHYKGWSPKWDEWVSNERVMELNDDNLGLSRELRNARKRAIDRLDPSKERKKQVKEESKEKRRRKSPSVAPSSTSSNGTFDSSRPSTNGSARKRIRQEPKTPYYEIMIPLRPQLKVLLVDDWEFMTRDHKLVDLETTTPVKRILEDFYDNEERRGVSEEMLRTVREAVDGLAVYFDKMLRFCLLYRFERLQYSQLLEENPNIDTADIYGMEHLLRLLVTLPAQVAQTNMNSIALNTLLAQMRQLSIFIDENAAKYASSYMNASPAYDRLARGA; encoded by the coding sequence ATGCCTGAGAAGGAAAGGTTCCCTCCAGGCTCCCAGGTACTAGCGTACCATGGACCGCTTGTATATGAAGCCAAAGTGTTGAAGTTTAGGGAGAAGGGAAAACTCTTTGTGGAAATTGGCGAGGGACAAAGTGAACCACTAGAACAGAACAAGATCCCATTGTTCCTACAAGATGGCGATGCCTACTTTCTTCATTACAAAGGGTGGAGCCCAAAGTGGGACGAGTGGGTGTCTAATGAACGAGTCATGGAGCTTAACGACGACAACTTGGGGCTTTCACGAGAACTACGAAATGCCAGAAAGCGTGCTATCGATAGATTAGATCCGTCGAAAGAACGGAAGAAGCaggtgaaggaggagtccaaagaaaagagaagaaggaagctgCCGTCAGTAGCGCCGCTGTCCACATCGTCTAACGGCACATTTGATTCATCGAGACCATCCACCAATGGTAGTGCtcgaaaaagaataaggCAGGAGCCAAAAACACCGTACTATGAAATCATGATACCATTACGTCCCCAATTGAAGGTGTTGCTTGTTGATGACTGGGAGTTCATGACACGAGACCACAAGCTAGTGGACTTGGAGACAACAACACCAGTTAAGCGCATACTTGAAGACTTTTACGacaatgaagaaagaagaggcgtCAGCGAAGAAATGCTACGTACGGTTAGAGAGGCCGTGGATGGGTTAGCAGTATACTTTGATAAAATGCTTCGATTTTGTTTGCTCTACAGATTTGAGAGACTACAGTATAGTCAGCTTTTGGAAGAGAATCCCAATATAGACACAGCAGACATTTACGGAATGgaacatcttcttcgactttTGGTTACCTTGCCAGCACAAGTTGCCCAGACCAACATGAACAGCATTGCATTGAATACTCTTTTAGCGCAAATGAGACAGTTGAGTATATTCATCGACGAGAACGCCGCCAAATATGCCAGCAGTTACATGAACGCTAGCCCAGCATATGATAGACTCGCGAGAGGTGCTTGA